CGCCGGAATCTTTTCCAACGAGGACGAAGCCACCGTGCTGATGGCGACGGAGACCCTGGCTCCGGCCTCGTGCAGGGTGAGACAGAGACCGGCCAGCTGATCCGGTTCGCCGACGGCGAGAACCCGGGTCTGGCCCAGGGAGAAATGGCTGTCGAGCATGGCGTCCTGCAGGCGTTTGCGCCAGCGGACGACGGCCGGCGGCGGCAACTCGCGGCCGCTTTCGGCAAGCAGCCAGGACGCCAGGGCGTCGGTGCCGGAAAGTCCGCTCACCTGGGCGAAGTGCCGGTGGCGGATGAAGGGATTTTTCTTTTGCAAGGCTTCGGCGCAGCCGCGCATGGAATCGCCGACGCTCACCACCAGCCCGGCGTCGGCCAGGCGCCGGATCTCCCCGACCGCGATGCCGCCGCTGGAGAGAGCCGCCTGTTTCTCCCCGAGATGGCCGTCGAGGGCGGTCGACAGGTCGGGGAGCGCGAGCACGTCAAAGCCGAAGGCGGCGATGAACTCCTTGAGTTTCTCCACCTCGATGGAGGTGAGACCGACATGGGGGAGCAGCACCAGCTTGTCGTCGTTGATCTCTTCAGTCGGCGCGACCAGCTGCTCGATCATCGCCTGAGTCGCCAGCGCCCAACCGCTCTCCAGCCCCCCTTCGTAATCGGGGGTGTTGACATAGACCAGGGGAAAGTCGATTTTTGAAGCAACGCCGCGCAGATCGTCCCCCTTGGTTTCGGTCAGGCCGGTGCTGTGCAGACCGATCAGGCCTGGGCTGACCTTGGCGGTGATGTTCTTCACCGCTTCGACGATGCTGGTATCGCCGCCGTCGAGAATGGCGGTCACGTCGGTGACGGCGGTGGTCTGGATGGCGATCGGCTCGCAGAAATGGCGGGTATAATAGACCTTGGCGAAGCTGGTGCAGCCCATGGCGCCGTGCATCAGCGGCATGCAGCGGTCGACGCCGAGAAAGGCCAGGGTCGCCCCCATCGGCTGGGAGAGCTTGAAGGGGTTGACCTGCAACGGCTTGCGCGTTTTCATCATCACTTCTCCCATGGCGCCCTCCGTGCTACGTTGCGGAACACCGGATTCTCCAGGGCGTTCCTGAGATCTTCGGCCAGGTTGAGCAGTCCCGCGTAGCCGCCGTAGCTCTTCTTCTTTTCCTGATTGACGTCGGCGAAGGCGATCCCCTTCTTGATCGCCGTATAGAGGCTGCGTCCCCCCGCCAGCAATAGCTGGGCGCCGGTCTCGTCGATGATCCGCGCCTGCTCCTGCCCCGGCTTGGTCATCAACACCGCGTCCGGGCCGAGATATTCCCGAGCCTTCTCCCGATCCGCCTCCGTCGATTTGCCCACCGCCGTCGCCACCACCTCGATGCCAAGATCCTGCAAGGCCGCGGCGATGGACCAGGCCTTGTTGCCGCCGGTGTTGAGCACCGCTTTCTTGCCGCGAAACACTTCCCGGTAGGGGGCGAGCCGTTCCTCCAGCTTCGCCTCCTCGCGGACGATCAGCTTTTGGGTGCGTTCGATCAGGTCGGAGTCCCCCAGGGCCTCGGCGATGGCCAGCAGCCCCGCCGAGGTGTCGCGCTTGCCGTAGAAAGAGAGGGAGACGAAAGGGATGTCGTAGCGCTCCTGCATCTTGCGGGTCAGGGAGATCAAAGATTTGGCGCAGACCAGGACGTTCAGTCGGGCGCGGTGGGCGGTGCGGATGGCCGCGATGCGCCCATCACCGCTCAAAGTCGACAGAACGCGGATACCCAGCTCTTCCAGCAGATGGGAATATTGCCAGAGATCACCGGTGACGTTGTATTCGCCGATCAGGTTGATGTCGAAATCCGTCGTGAATTCGGGCTCGGCGGTGCCGATCAGGTGGCGCAGCACCGCCTCGCCGCCGAGGCGGCTGCCGAGATTCTTGCCGCCGACGAAGCCGGGGGCGTGCACCGGCACCACCGGCAGGCCGTACTGTTCCGCCGCCTCCTTGCAAATGGCGTCGATATCGTCGCCGATCAGGGCGGTAACACAGGTGGCATAGACAAAGATCGCCGACGGGGCGTAGTGCGTCAGGATATGGGCGATGGCATCGCGCAGCTTCCCCTCGCCGCCGAAAACCACGTCGTTGTTGGTGATGTCGGTGGTGAAACCCATCTGGGTGAAATCCCGCCCCGGATGGCTGGTTTTGGTGGCGCGGGTTTCCCAGGAGGCGCCGAGGCAGGTGATCGGGCCGTGCACCAGATGGGCGGCGTCGGCGTAAGGGAAGAGAGAAATCTGCGCCCCTTCGAAGGCGCAGCCGCCGGTGGTCGCCCCCGGCGTCGGGGCGTTGCAGGCGGCCTTTTTCGTCGGGCTGTGGGCGCAGGCGCTTTCGTTGAGCAGTTCCTTGATTTTCGGTTTACCGGCCATGGCGCGTCCCTTTCCAGAAAAATCGGGATTCAAGCCTGGTCACGGCGTTGGGACGAGGCGCTCGCTTTGTCCTACAGCAAAAGCCTTGCCAGGATAAAAAACATCGGAGAATGGGCCTTCGACATTGCTGGAACGGCTGATCACCGAATAAAAAGCAGGCAGATTGCCGCTTTTTTCGGCAGAATTGCGCGCCGAGAATCCCAAAAAACCCTGTATTTGCCCCCTTTCCACAACGGCACGGCCCTTGCTCTACCCTAAGCTGACCACGCCGGCACCGCCGCCGGCCGCACTCGGCGACGCCGCCCCGGACTCCCTATCGAGCCGGGGCTTTGCTTTTGGAGGTGGACCATGGAACAGCTGGATGGAACGCGCATCATCATTGACGACACCACCCTGCGCGACGGCGAACAAACCGCCGGGGTCGTCTTCAGCCGCGCGGAAAAAGTCGCCATTGCCCGCATGCTCGACGCAATCGGCGTCGGCGAACTGGAGTGCGGTATCCCCGCCATGGGCGCGGCCGAGAGGGCCGACGTCAAGGCTCTGGTCGATCTCGGCCTCAAGGCCCGGCTCATCACCTGGAACCGGGCGGTCGTCTCCGACATCCAGGCTTCCATCGACAGCGGCGTGAGTGCCGTCGACATTTCCCTCTCCGTCTCCGACATCCACATCGCTAAAAAACTACGCCAGTCCCGGGACTGGGTCCGAAAGCAGCTCAAGGTCGCCTGCGGTTTCGCCAAGCGTCACGGCCTGTATGTCTCCATCGGCGGCGAGGACGCCAGCCGGGCCGATCTCGACTTTCTCGTCGAGCTGATGACCATCGGCCGCGAGCTG
This genomic stretch from Desulfuromonas acetexigens harbors:
- the nifN gene encoding nitrogenase iron-molybdenum cofactor biosynthesis protein NifN: MGEVMMKTRKPLQVNPFKLSQPMGATLAFLGVDRCMPLMHGAMGCTSFAKVYYTRHFCEPIAIQTTAVTDVTAILDGGDTSIVEAVKNITAKVSPGLIGLHSTGLTETKGDDLRGVASKIDFPLVYVNTPDYEGGLESGWALATQAMIEQLVAPTEEINDDKLVLLPHVGLTSIEVEKLKEFIAAFGFDVLALPDLSTALDGHLGEKQAALSSGGIAVGEIRRLADAGLVVSVGDSMRGCAEALQKKNPFIRHRHFAQVSGLSGTDALASWLLAESGRELPPPAVVRWRKRLQDAMLDSHFSLGQTRVLAVGEPDQLAGLCLTLHEAGARVSVAISTVASSSLEKIPAERVLVGDLEDAENLGGDYDLVVGNGHCEALAHRLHKPLVLRGFPNWEEVGNPLKHDVLYEGGAYFLCECANAAEKFRGHG
- the nifE gene encoding nitrogenase iron-molybdenum cofactor biosynthesis protein NifE; translation: MAGKPKIKELLNESACAHSPTKKAACNAPTPGATTGGCAFEGAQISLFPYADAAHLVHGPITCLGASWETRATKTSHPGRDFTQMGFTTDITNNDVVFGGEGKLRDAIAHILTHYAPSAIFVYATCVTALIGDDIDAICKEAAEQYGLPVVPVHAPGFVGGKNLGSRLGGEAVLRHLIGTAEPEFTTDFDINLIGEYNVTGDLWQYSHLLEELGIRVLSTLSGDGRIAAIRTAHRARLNVLVCAKSLISLTRKMQERYDIPFVSLSFYGKRDTSAGLLAIAEALGDSDLIERTQKLIVREEAKLEERLAPYREVFRGKKAVLNTGGNKAWSIAAALQDLGIEVVATAVGKSTEADREKAREYLGPDAVLMTKPGQEQARIIDETGAQLLLAGGRSLYTAIKKGIAFADVNQEKKKSYGGYAGLLNLAEDLRNALENPVFRNVARRAPWEK